The Streptomyces sp. NBC_01268 genome window below encodes:
- a CDS encoding M20 metallopeptidase family protein, with protein sequence MSTEPHLDGNAGTEGTDRADRADRADRILEELDRSAERTAPQVIAWRRHLHRHPELSNREVETARLVADHLRGLGLDEVRTGIAGHGVVGVLRGGLPGPRTVALRADIDALPVKDLCGTDFASEAVDADYPGGPFPVSHACGHDCHTAMLMGAATVLAGVRERLPGTVLFVFQPAEEGPPVTEEGGARAMLAAGAFTDPVPSMVFGMHVTPYPKGYVGYRVGNQYAASTLVRIVVTGEQVHGSTPWQGVDPMPAAGGIMTGIGQIYRQVSAFDPVTVTIGHVEDVGRFNIIGQTVTLWGTVRCAVESDMAEVQRRLTTLAEHTAAAYGATAAVDYLQAVPPVHNTAAWVAAGLPTLRRVVGAERVVETGATLGYDDVSEFVNRFGGLYVMLGVQDATLDADGRPVPEPDGRGLVTNHNPRFYADDATLVTGVRLHAQVAYAHLTGALTAG encoded by the coding sequence GTGAGCACGGAACCGCACCTCGACGGGAACGCCGGGACCGAAGGAACCGACCGGGCCGACCGGGCCGACCGGGCCGACCGGATCCTCGAAGAGCTGGACCGGAGCGCGGAGAGGACGGCGCCCCAGGTGATCGCCTGGCGCCGTCATCTGCACCGGCATCCGGAGCTGTCCAACCGCGAGGTCGAGACCGCCCGTCTCGTCGCGGACCACCTGCGCGGGCTCGGTCTGGACGAGGTCCGCACCGGCATCGCCGGGCACGGGGTGGTGGGCGTGCTGCGGGGCGGCCTGCCGGGCCCGCGCACGGTGGCACTGAGGGCCGACATCGACGCCCTGCCCGTGAAGGACCTGTGCGGCACCGACTTCGCCTCCGAGGCCGTCGACGCGGACTACCCCGGCGGCCCGTTCCCCGTCTCGCACGCCTGCGGGCACGACTGCCACACCGCGATGCTGATGGGCGCGGCGACCGTCCTCGCCGGGGTGCGCGAACGGCTCCCCGGGACCGTGCTGTTCGTCTTCCAGCCCGCCGAGGAGGGGCCGCCGGTCACCGAGGAGGGCGGGGCGCGGGCGATGCTGGCGGCGGGCGCGTTCACCGATCCGGTGCCTTCGATGGTGTTCGGGATGCACGTCACGCCGTATCCCAAGGGGTACGTGGGCTACCGCGTCGGCAACCAGTACGCGGCGTCCACGCTCGTGCGGATCGTCGTGACCGGCGAGCAGGTGCACGGCTCGACGCCGTGGCAGGGTGTCGACCCGATGCCGGCGGCCGGCGGCATCATGACCGGCATCGGGCAGATCTACCGCCAGGTCTCCGCCTTCGACCCGGTCACCGTGACGATCGGGCACGTCGAGGACGTCGGCCGCTTCAACATCATCGGCCAGACCGTCACCCTGTGGGGGACGGTCCGCTGCGCGGTGGAGTCCGACATGGCGGAGGTCCAGCGGCGGCTGACGACGCTCGCCGAGCACACGGCGGCGGCGTACGGCGCCACCGCGGCCGTGGACTACCTCCAGGCGGTGCCGCCGGTGCACAACACCGCCGCGTGGGTGGCCGCCGGCCTGCCGACGCTGCGGCGCGTCGTCGGTGCGGAGCGGGTCGTGGAGACCGGCGCGACCCTGGGCTACGACGACGTCTCCGAGTTCGTGAACCGCTTCGGCGGCCTGTACGTGATGCTCGGCGTCCAGGACGCGACCCTCGACGCCGACGGGCGCCCGGTCCCCGAGCCGGACGGCCGCGGCCTCGTCACCAACCACAACCCGCGCTTCTACGCCGACGACGCCACCCTGGTGACCGGGGTCCGGCTGCACGCGCAGGTCGCGTACGCCCACCTCACCGGTGCGCTGACGGCCGGATGA
- a CDS encoding polyprenyl synthetase family protein translates to MSEAWDPAGFKARVDTALHRFVAQEADLLAEVDPALEPVAVELETAVAAGKRLRAAFCYWGWRGAGQPDSEALVRAAAALELVHAAAVVHDDLVDDSPLRHGRPTAHLALRAAVPHHPGADGAARSLAMLLGDLLMSLAGQLFVTSGLPAAYLGRARPLWALLARELVAGECLEILHTGAVPDTEASLKVIRYKTAKYTVEQPLLIGGALAGAGRPLGEGYAAYGLPLGEAFQLRDDLLGLFGDPERTGKANGDDLRGHRPTALLAETWRLAGPGERDRLRALLGRDGPGGNAGTEHGALDEVRALMLRLKAPDRVEEMIAARVEEALGALDGLDVPPASAAALTALAHSAAIRPS, encoded by the coding sequence ATGTCTGAGGCCTGGGACCCGGCCGGGTTCAAGGCCCGGGTCGACACGGCGCTGCACCGGTTCGTCGCCCAGGAGGCCGATCTTCTGGCGGAGGTCGACCCCGCCCTGGAACCGGTGGCCGTCGAGCTGGAGACGGCGGTCGCGGCGGGCAAGCGGCTGCGGGCGGCGTTCTGCTACTGGGGCTGGCGCGGCGCCGGGCAGCCGGACAGCGAGGCCCTCGTGCGGGCGGCGGCCGCCCTGGAGCTGGTCCACGCGGCGGCCGTCGTGCACGACGACCTCGTCGACGACAGCCCGCTGCGGCACGGCCGGCCCACCGCGCACCTGGCGTTGCGCGCCGCCGTGCCGCACCATCCGGGGGCCGACGGCGCCGCCCGGTCGCTCGCGATGCTGCTGGGCGATCTGCTGATGTCGCTGGCCGGACAGTTGTTCGTGACCAGCGGCCTGCCCGCCGCCTACCTCGGCCGGGCCCGCCCGCTGTGGGCGCTGCTCGCGCGGGAGCTGGTCGCGGGCGAGTGCCTGGAGATCCTGCACACGGGTGCCGTCCCGGACACGGAGGCCTCGCTGAAGGTGATCCGCTACAAGACGGCCAAGTACACCGTGGAGCAGCCCCTGCTGATCGGCGGCGCCCTCGCCGGGGCCGGGCGGCCGCTGGGAGAGGGGTACGCGGCGTACGGGCTGCCGCTGGGCGAGGCGTTCCAGCTGCGGGACGACCTGCTCGGGCTGTTCGGCGACCCCGAGCGCACCGGCAAGGCCAACGGCGACGACCTGCGCGGCCACCGTCCCACGGCGCTCCTCGCGGAGACCTGGCGGCTCGCCGGTCCGGGCGAGCGCGACCGGCTGCGCGCCCTCCTGGGGCGGGACGGTCCGGGCGGGAACGCGGGGACGGAGCACGGCGCCCTGGACGAGGTCCGTGCGCTGATGCTCCGGCTGAAGGCGCCCGACCGGGTCGAGGAGATGATCGCCGCGCGGGTCGAGGAGGCGCTGGGCGCACTCGACGGCCTCGACGTGCCCCCGGCGAGCGCCGCCGCGCTGACCGCGCTCGCCCACTCGGCCGCGATCCGGCCGTCCTGA
- a CDS encoding TetR/AcrR family transcriptional regulator, whose protein sequence is MSADPIPPPPSDPTPSTPSPSTPALTPTPPAPTPEPETGLRDRLVRAGVELVDTEGVQALSLREIARRAGVSHGAPRRHFPTHLDLLSAIAREGFRELGARVARADEREGEARARIEALARTYLDFARTRGGMYELMFRHDLLESGRLGLRDTSLPLFARFGALVAEARPDAAPATAAGALWANLHGIAQLWRWGSLRLATGADDVEPLLAAALRAHLGPAGETR, encoded by the coding sequence ATGTCCGCAGACCCCATTCCGCCCCCGCCTTCCGACCCGACGCCCTCCACCCCCTCGCCCTCCACCCCCGCCCTCACCCCCACGCCCCCCGCACCCACGCCTGAGCCCGAGACCGGTCTGCGCGACCGGCTCGTCCGGGCCGGAGTCGAGCTCGTCGACACCGAGGGCGTCCAGGCCCTGTCGCTGCGCGAGATCGCCCGCCGGGCCGGGGTCTCGCACGGTGCGCCCCGCCGCCACTTCCCGACCCATCTCGACCTGCTCTCGGCGATCGCCCGGGAGGGGTTCCGCGAACTCGGCGCACGCGTGGCGCGGGCCGACGAGCGCGAAGGGGAGGCCCGGGCACGGATCGAGGCCCTCGCGCGCACCTACCTCGACTTCGCACGGACCCGCGGCGGGATGTACGAGCTGATGTTCCGCCACGACCTGCTGGAGAGCGGCCGCCTCGGGCTGCGCGACACGAGCCTCCCGCTCTTCGCCCGCTTCGGCGCCCTGGTCGCCGAGGCCCGCCCGGACGCCGCCCCCGCCACCGCCGCGGGCGCGCTCTGGGCCAACCTGCACGGCATCGCCCAGCTCTGGCGCTGGGGCAGCCTGCGCCTCGCGACGGGCGCGGACGACGTGGAGCCGCTGCTCGCCGCCGCGCTCCGGGCGCACCTGGGCCCCGCGGGGGAGACCCGATGA
- a CDS encoding hemerythrin domain-containing protein, with protein sequence MPLRPEPSDRLTAFGNQLVDVHLYLREELARLRADVAAHLTSGGERPRELRAHCLAFCSALTRHHTAEDEGVFPTLARRHPELRPVLDELSRDHEQVTELLRAVRKLVDGLGAGPEPDPAEVRRISGELDGLVALVESHFTYEERKLVAALNALDGSEGARDAGFEDFALRDLTQP encoded by the coding sequence ATGCCCCTCCGTCCTGAACCCTCCGACCGCCTCACGGCGTTCGGCAACCAACTCGTCGACGTCCACCTCTATCTCCGCGAGGAACTGGCCCGCCTGCGTGCGGACGTGGCCGCCCATCTCACCTCCGGCGGGGAGCGCCCGCGCGAACTGCGCGCCCACTGCCTCGCCTTCTGCTCCGCCCTCACCCGTCACCACACCGCCGAGGACGAGGGCGTCTTCCCCACCCTCGCCCGGCGCCACCCCGAGCTGCGGCCCGTCCTCGACGAGCTCTCCCGGGACCACGAGCAGGTGACCGAGCTCCTCCGGGCCGTCCGGAAGCTGGTCGACGGGCTCGGCGCGGGCCCCGAGCCGGACCCGGCCGAGGTGCGACGGATCAGCGGCGAGCTGGACGGCCTGGTCGCCCTGGTGGAGTCCCACTTCACGTACGAGGAGCGCAAGCTGGTCGCCGCCCTCAACGCGCTCGACGGGTCCGAAGGGGCACGGGACGCGGGCTTCGAGGACTTCGCGCTGCGCGATCTGACGCAGCCCTGA
- a CDS encoding TetR/AcrR family transcriptional regulator produces MPYRRTPAVQARLDAQRTTLVEAGLGLLAEHGYAGCTMAAVAARAGIATGSVYRHFPSKAELSVELFRTVVGREVAAVSEAAALGAHRGSADRVVAVIETFATRALKAPRLAYALLAEPVDPAVDAERLVFRRAFRDVFAALVTTGVESGELPPQDPRLTASALVGAGAEALIGPLTGPSAGETGGEAVGPGTVPALVTFTLRALGVPDAHHA; encoded by the coding sequence ATGCCCTACCGACGCACGCCGGCGGTCCAGGCCCGCCTCGACGCCCAGCGCACCACCCTCGTCGAGGCGGGCCTCGGGCTGCTCGCCGAGCACGGCTACGCCGGCTGCACGATGGCCGCCGTGGCCGCGCGGGCGGGGATCGCCACCGGCAGTGTGTACCGCCACTTCCCCAGCAAGGCCGAGCTCTCCGTCGAGCTCTTCCGCACGGTCGTCGGGCGCGAGGTCGCCGCCGTCTCCGAGGCCGCCGCCCTGGGCGCGCACCGGGGCTCCGCCGACCGCGTGGTGGCCGTCATAGAGACCTTCGCGACCCGGGCCCTGAAGGCGCCCCGGCTCGCCTACGCGCTGCTCGCCGAGCCGGTCGACCCGGCGGTCGACGCCGAGCGCCTCGTCTTCCGGCGCGCGTTCCGCGACGTCTTCGCCGCGCTCGTCACCACCGGCGTCGAGAGCGGCGAACTCCCGCCCCAGGACCCCCGGCTGACCGCCTCCGCGCTCGTGGGCGCGGGAGCCGAGGCCCTCATCGGCCCCCTGACCGGCCCGTCCGCCGGGGAGACGGGCGGGGAGGCCGTGGGGCCCGGCACCGTACCCGCCCTGGTCACCTTCACCCTCCGAGCTCTGGGAGTTCCCGATGCCCACCACGCATGA
- a CDS encoding polyprenyl synthetase, which translates to MTGDAGHREGLDDQALLLVAGLADLAIGTLGSALGTFRGLLRRSDTAELASDAERDLMARGRLALDRYAAAPPPHLEVLARHVVARRGTDDV; encoded by the coding sequence ATGACGGGGGACGCGGGGCACCGCGAAGGCCTGGACGACCAGGCCCTGTTGCTCGTGGCGGGACTCGCCGATCTGGCGATCGGCACGCTGGGGTCGGCGCTCGGCACGTTCCGGGGGCTGCTGCGCCGTTCGGACACGGCGGAGCTGGCCTCGGACGCCGAGCGGGACCTGATGGCGCGCGGGCGCCTCGCCCTGGACCGGTACGCCGCCGCGCCGCCGCCCCATCTGGAGGTGCTCGCCCGGCACGTGGTGGCTCGCCGGGGCACCGACGATGTCTGA
- a CDS encoding MFS transporter, whose protein sequence is MSTGSAVAARPAAAARHRALALTCSVVGAAVVALDGTVLTVAQPVLQRDLGAGLGQVQWTSTGYLVAVAGLLVFAGRLGDRYGHRRVFAAGCLGFAAASAGIAAAPGIGTVIALRVAQGVAGALLQPATLGMLRAAYPPERLGMPVALRTSAIGLAAAAGPLVGGALVGAYGWRAVFLIGVVPTAALALLCLVVPEPRPARPTADTRGLGALDLPGACLLGLALACLVHGLVTGTPLALAAAALAALLLVRHERRAPHPLLPPGLLRTGPVAAGLGALLAVSAALSGTLFAATYLFQDALGLTPMETALRMAPLAVAMVLGAPVSALLQRRLGARVTATGGALLTALGVFLLGRPEVTDSGPVTGACAALLGAGFGAVMVTATSVVVHRAPPEHAGVAGGLQQTAMNTGPVLGVTLASLLPAPGHALPALAAVAVLAAPAALALPGPRRDADTPPAS, encoded by the coding sequence ATGAGCACCGGCTCCGCCGTCGCCGCCCGGCCCGCCGCGGCGGCCCGGCACCGTGCCCTCGCCCTCACCTGCAGTGTCGTCGGCGCCGCCGTCGTCGCCCTCGACGGGACCGTGCTGACCGTCGCCCAGCCCGTCCTCCAGCGCGACCTCGGCGCCGGTCTCGGGCAGGTGCAGTGGACCAGCACCGGCTACCTCGTGGCCGTCGCCGGTCTGCTGGTGTTCGCCGGACGGCTCGGCGACCGGTACGGGCACCGCCGGGTCTTCGCGGCCGGCTGCCTCGGCTTCGCCGCGGCCTCCGCCGGGATCGCCGCCGCCCCCGGGATCGGCACCGTGATCGCCCTGCGGGTCGCGCAGGGCGTCGCCGGCGCCCTGCTGCAGCCCGCCACGCTCGGCATGCTGCGCGCCGCCTACCCGCCCGAACGCCTCGGGATGCCCGTCGCCCTGCGCACCAGCGCCATCGGCCTCGCCGCCGCGGCCGGACCGCTCGTCGGCGGCGCGCTCGTCGGGGCCTACGGCTGGCGCGCGGTCTTCCTGATCGGCGTGGTCCCCACGGCGGCGCTCGCCCTCCTCTGCCTGGTCGTGCCCGAACCGCGCCCCGCCCGGCCGACCGCGGACACCCGCGGCCTGGGCGCCCTCGACCTTCCCGGCGCCTGCCTGCTCGGGCTCGCCCTCGCCTGCCTCGTCCACGGCCTGGTCACCGGGACCCCCCTCGCCCTCGCCGCCGCCGCGCTCGCCGCCCTCCTCCTCGTACGGCACGAACGGCGGGCCCCGCACCCCCTGCTGCCGCCCGGGCTGCTGCGGACGGGGCCGGTCGCCGCCGGGCTCGGGGCGCTGCTCGCCGTGTCCGCCGCGCTCTCCGGCACCCTCTTCGCGGCCACCTACCTCTTCCAGGACGCCCTCGGCCTCACGCCGATGGAGACCGCGCTGCGGATGGCCCCGCTCGCCGTGGCCATGGTGCTGGGGGCGCCGGTCAGCGCCCTGCTCCAGCGGCGCCTCGGCGCCCGGGTCACAGCCACCGGGGGAGCCCTCCTGACCGCGCTCGGCGTGTTCCTCCTCGGCCGGCCGGAGGTCACGGACTCGGGGCCGGTGACGGGCGCCTGCGCCGCGCTGCTCGGGGCCGGGTTCGGTGCCGTGATGGTGACCGCGACCTCCGTCGTCGTGCACCGGGCGCCGCCCGAGCACGCCGGGGTCGCCGGCGGACTCCAGCAGACCGCCATGAACACGGGCCCCGTCCTCGGCGTCACCCTGGCCTCCCTGCTGCCCGCCCCCGGACACGCCCTGCCCGCGCTCGCCGCCGTCGCCGTCCTCGCCGCGCCGGCAGCGCTCGCCCTGCCGGGACCGCGCCGGGACGCTGACACGCCACCGGCGTCGTAA
- a CDS encoding oxygenase MpaB family protein, whose translation MPSTDASHDALRRAGDELADATVATLFERGEVGKFNTLMRYVSVAGAPLPDGLPEVAREYLHVTSAAPAWVDWEEMEKARLFFIDNDVHITTALSFASMPACYLVPHVAKLLSTTHGLKYPSKRMAETGQFTVHLMQPDAFEAGGRFIPAAQKVRLLHASIRHHLVREDRWDTAALGVPICQEDMIGGQMFFSILVLDSLHRLGVHMSTEGAEAYYYAWKVVGAILGVDQDAVPQDLTEARAFLDRYMLRYMGPSEEGAVLTRQLIDLYEEVVPGTFFDPIVSALIRFLVGETSADWLEVPRTPWDTVVKAVPHLLGVLETIEDRSPLGAWALDRIGHLTTVFELSSLTRGRVMHYAIPEHLKADFGVSSTVPRSRRWTPPAAVLGS comes from the coding sequence ATGCCTTCCACCGACGCGTCCCACGACGCCCTGCGCCGGGCCGGCGACGAACTCGCCGACGCCACCGTCGCCACGCTCTTCGAACGCGGAGAGGTGGGCAAGTTCAACACCCTGATGCGGTACGTCTCCGTCGCGGGCGCTCCGCTGCCGGACGGGCTGCCCGAGGTGGCGCGCGAGTACCTGCACGTCACGAGCGCGGCTCCGGCGTGGGTGGACTGGGAGGAGATGGAGAAGGCCCGGCTGTTCTTCATCGACAACGACGTGCACATCACCACGGCGCTGTCCTTCGCCTCGATGCCCGCCTGCTACCTCGTCCCGCACGTGGCGAAGCTGCTGTCGACGACCCACGGCCTGAAGTACCCGTCGAAGCGGATGGCGGAGACCGGCCAGTTCACCGTGCACCTGATGCAGCCCGACGCGTTCGAGGCCGGCGGCCGTTTCATCCCCGCCGCCCAGAAGGTGCGGCTGCTGCACGCCTCGATCCGCCACCACCTCGTCCGCGAGGACCGCTGGGACACCGCCGCGCTGGGGGTGCCGATCTGTCAGGAGGACATGATCGGCGGGCAGATGTTCTTCTCCATCCTCGTGCTCGACAGCCTGCACCGGCTCGGTGTCCACATGTCGACCGAGGGGGCGGAGGCCTACTACTACGCGTGGAAGGTGGTCGGCGCCATCCTCGGGGTCGACCAGGACGCCGTGCCGCAGGACCTCACCGAGGCCCGCGCGTTCCTCGACCGGTACATGCTCCGGTACATGGGCCCGTCCGAGGAGGGCGCGGTGCTGACCCGGCAGCTCATCGACCTGTACGAGGAGGTCGTGCCCGGCACCTTCTTCGACCCGATCGTCTCCGCCCTCATCCGCTTCCTCGTCGGCGAGACCTCCGCCGACTGGCTCGAGGTCCCGCGCACCCCGTGGGACACCGTGGTCAAGGCCGTGCCGCACCTCCTGGGCGTCCTGGAGACCATCGAGGACCGCTCCCCGCTCGGCGCCTGGGCCCTCGACCGGATCGGGCACCTCACCACGGTCTTCGAGCTGTCCTCGCTCACCCGGGGACGGGTCATGCACTACGCCATCCCCGAGCACCTCAAGGCCGACTTCGGGGTCTCGTCCACGGTCCCCCGCTCCCGGCGCTGGACCCCGCCCGCGGCGGTGCTCGGGTCGTAG
- a CDS encoding TMEM165/GDT1 family protein yields the protein MHLDPLAIITAFGLIFLAELPDKTMFASLAMGTRMRPLYVWFGTSTAFIVHVAIAVGAGSLLGLLPGWSVKLVSALMFGFGAFMLLRAGDDEEEGDAGGKTVTGFWPVYSTAFMAVFISEWGDLTQITTANLAATNGTWSTAIGSAAALMSVSALALVAGRFIAKRVPLKTVQRIGGVCMAALAIWSLVEVFTG from the coding sequence ATGCACCTCGACCCCTTGGCGATCATCACCGCCTTCGGGCTGATCTTCCTCGCCGAGCTTCCCGACAAGACGATGTTCGCGTCCCTCGCCATGGGCACGCGCATGCGTCCGCTGTACGTGTGGTTCGGCACCTCGACCGCGTTCATCGTCCATGTGGCCATCGCCGTGGGCGCCGGCAGCCTGCTCGGGCTCCTGCCCGGCTGGAGCGTCAAACTCGTCTCCGCCCTGATGTTCGGCTTCGGCGCCTTCATGCTGCTGCGCGCCGGGGACGACGAGGAGGAGGGCGACGCCGGCGGCAAGACCGTGACCGGTTTCTGGCCCGTCTACTCGACCGCCTTCATGGCCGTCTTCATCAGCGAGTGGGGCGACCTGACCCAGATCACCACGGCCAACCTCGCCGCCACCAACGGCACCTGGTCGACCGCGATCGGCTCCGCCGCCGCCCTGATGAGCGTGTCGGCCCTCGCGCTCGTCGCGGGCCGCTTCATCGCGAAGCGCGTCCCGCTCAAGACCGTGCAGCGGATCGGCGGCGTGTGCATGGCCGCGCTCGCGATCTGGTCGCTGGTGGAGGTCTTCACGGGCTGA
- a CDS encoding acyl-CoA dehydrogenase family protein: protein MPTTHEVTNQVPPLTGHDVSADSALLEALRREGAEWAETDVRELGVMAGGQQAQEWGRLAERHSPVLHTHDRYGHRIDEVEFHPYWHELMNVAVQHGLHGAPWADGRAGAHVARAAKVFVWGQADPGHLCPISMTYAAVPALRAEPELAAVYEPLLTSPSYDFGLRVPTDKRGIIAGMSMTEKQGGSDVRANTTRAVPTGEAGTYALTGHKWFTSAPMSDVFLTLAQAPGGLSCFLVPRVLPDGSRNAIRFQRLKDKLGNRSNASSEIEYEGALGHLVGEEGRGVATIIRMVNMTRLDCAVSSASGMRQGLVQAVHHATHRSAFGARLVDQPLMTNVLADLAVEAEAATVAAMRLAGAVDRATAGDAEEEQLRRLGLAVTKYWVCKRAPAHAAEALECLGGNGYVEDSGLPRLYRESPLPSIWEGSGNVAALDVLRAMARQPEAVEAFFAEVDRAAGTDRRLDAATARLRKDLAGLGDLDALQYRARRIVEHLALVLQGSLLVRHGHPAVADAFCASRLDGDWGIAFGTLPPGLDTAAIIERGAPGFPSA from the coding sequence ATGCCCACCACGCATGAGGTCACCAACCAAGTCCCGCCGCTGACCGGTCACGACGTCTCGGCCGACTCCGCGCTCCTGGAGGCACTGCGGCGCGAGGGCGCCGAGTGGGCGGAGACCGACGTCCGGGAGCTGGGCGTGATGGCGGGCGGGCAGCAGGCGCAGGAGTGGGGGCGGCTCGCCGAGCGGCACTCGCCGGTGCTGCACACCCACGACCGGTACGGCCACCGGATCGACGAGGTCGAGTTCCACCCGTACTGGCACGAGCTGATGAACGTGGCCGTGCAGCACGGCCTGCACGGCGCGCCCTGGGCCGACGGCCGAGCGGGCGCGCACGTCGCCCGCGCCGCGAAGGTGTTCGTGTGGGGTCAGGCCGACCCGGGCCACCTGTGTCCGATCTCGATGACGTACGCCGCGGTGCCCGCGCTGCGGGCCGAGCCGGAGCTCGCCGCGGTCTACGAGCCGCTGCTCACCTCCCCCTCGTACGACTTCGGGCTGCGGGTCCCGACGGACAAGCGCGGGATCATCGCCGGGATGTCGATGACCGAGAAGCAGGGCGGTTCGGACGTCCGCGCCAACACCACCCGGGCGGTGCCGACGGGCGAGGCCGGGACGTACGCGCTGACCGGGCACAAGTGGTTCACGTCGGCGCCGATGTCGGACGTCTTCCTGACCCTCGCGCAGGCCCCGGGCGGGCTGTCCTGCTTCCTGGTGCCGAGGGTGCTGCCGGACGGCTCGCGCAACGCCATCCGCTTCCAGCGGCTCAAGGACAAGCTGGGCAACCGCTCCAACGCCTCCAGCGAGATCGAGTACGAGGGCGCGCTCGGGCACCTCGTCGGCGAGGAGGGCCGCGGGGTCGCCACCATCATCCGGATGGTGAACATGACCCGGCTCGACTGCGCCGTCAGCTCGGCCTCCGGGATGCGGCAGGGGCTCGTCCAGGCCGTGCACCACGCGACGCACCGCAGCGCGTTCGGCGCCCGCCTCGTCGACCAGCCGCTGATGACCAACGTCCTCGCGGACCTGGCGGTCGAGGCCGAGGCCGCGACGGTCGCCGCGATGCGCCTCGCGGGCGCGGTGGACCGGGCGACGGCCGGGGACGCCGAGGAGGAGCAGCTGCGCCGCCTCGGTCTCGCGGTCACGAAGTACTGGGTGTGCAAGCGCGCCCCCGCCCACGCGGCCGAGGCCCTGGAGTGCCTGGGCGGCAACGGCTACGTCGAGGACTCGGGGCTCCCCCGCCTCTACCGCGAGTCGCCGCTCCCCTCCATCTGGGAGGGCTCGGGCAACGTGGCCGCGCTGGACGTGCTGCGCGCGATGGCCCGTCAGCCCGAGGCGGTGGAGGCCTTCTTCGCGGAGGTCGACCGCGCGGCGGGCACCGACCGGCGCCTGGACGCGGCGACGGCCCGCCTCCGCAAGGACCTCGCGGGCCTCGGCGACCTGGACGCCCTCCAGTACCGCGCCCGCCGGATCGTCGAGCACCTCGCCCTCGTCCTCCAGGGCTCGCTCCTCGTCCGGCACGGGCACCCGGCCGTCGCCGACGCCTTCTGCGCCTCCCGCCTGGACGGTGACTGGGGCATCGCCTTCGGCACCCTGCCGCCGGGCCTGGACACGGCGGCGATCATCGAGCGGGGCGCCCCCGGCTTCCCGTCGGCCTGA